The following coding sequences are from one Comamonas koreensis window:
- a CDS encoding TRAP transporter substrate-binding protein, whose product MKRRVFCATATLVASIGFATAAAAQTKWDFATAYAPFNFHSKNNEQFVKDVDAATSGKLKITPHFGASLFKMPEIKRAVQTGNAQMGEFFLVSFQNESQIFGVDGLPFLVNNYDEAFKLYQAQKPALQKLLDKQGQVLLYSVAWPPQGIYTKKPISSAADLKGMKWRVYSPTTARIGELIGAQPATVQEAELSQALATGVVDGLITSSATGADNKLFENLKYYYNVQAWIPKNAVTVSKKAFNALGKAEQDAVLKAAAAAEERGWKESKEVDAKSLATLKQGGMSIEQPSAQLKADLAKVGETVIKEWTDKAGAEGKAILDAYQASK is encoded by the coding sequence ATGAAGCGTCGAGTTTTTTGTGCCACCGCCACCCTGGTTGCCAGCATCGGATTTGCCACCGCAGCCGCTGCCCAAACCAAATGGGATTTCGCCACCGCGTATGCGCCATTTAACTTCCACTCCAAAAACAACGAGCAGTTCGTCAAGGACGTGGACGCAGCGACCAGCGGCAAACTCAAGATCACGCCCCATTTTGGTGCATCGCTATTCAAAATGCCCGAAATCAAGCGCGCCGTGCAAACCGGTAATGCCCAGATGGGTGAATTCTTTCTGGTGAGCTTCCAGAACGAATCGCAGATCTTCGGTGTTGACGGCCTGCCCTTCCTGGTGAACAACTACGACGAAGCGTTCAAGCTTTACCAGGCCCAAAAGCCGGCGCTGCAAAAGCTGCTGGACAAGCAAGGCCAGGTGCTGCTGTATTCGGTGGCCTGGCCACCGCAGGGCATCTACACCAAAAAGCCCATCAGCTCGGCAGCGGACCTCAAGGGCATGAAGTGGCGCGTGTACTCGCCCACCACCGCCCGCATTGGCGAGCTGATTGGCGCGCAACCGGCCACCGTGCAAGAGGCCGAGCTGTCCCAGGCGCTGGCCACTGGCGTGGTCGATGGCCTGATCACCTCGTCGGCCACCGGCGCCGACAACAAGCTGTTTGAAAACCTCAAGTACTACTACAACGTGCAGGCCTGGATTCCCAAGAACGCCGTGACCGTGAGCAAGAAGGCCTTCAACGCGCTGGGCAAGGCAGAGCAAGACGCGGTGCTCAAGGCTGCCGCTGCCGCTGAAGAGCGCGGCTGGAAGGAATCGAAGGAAGTCGATGCCAAGTCGCTGGCGACCTTGAAGCAAGGCGGCATGAGCATCGAGCAGCCATCGGCCCAGCTCAAGGCAGACCTGGCCAAGGTCGGTGAGACCGTGATCAAGGAATGGACCGACAAGGCCGGCGCCGAAGGCAAGGCCATTTTGGACGCCTACCAGGCCTCCAAGTAA
- a CDS encoding TRAP transporter small permease — protein MRKLLNGLYDASAWLAGLSMIGILVMVLLTVVSRLIGFSAPGTDSYAGYAMAGAGFMALASTLKKGEHIRVTLLLGALKGGALKTMEVIALGIATILSGFLAFYAARLVWQSWEIDDISVGIDATPLWIPQIFMALGTLVFFIAFCDELVLELMGKRKPVAKEDAHHE, from the coding sequence ATGCGCAAGCTACTCAATGGACTGTATGACGCCTCTGCCTGGCTGGCGGGGCTGTCGATGATCGGCATCCTCGTGATGGTGCTGCTCACCGTGGTCAGCCGCCTGATCGGCTTCAGTGCCCCCGGCACCGATTCCTACGCCGGTTACGCCATGGCGGGAGCGGGCTTCATGGCCCTGGCCAGCACCCTCAAAAAAGGTGAACACATCCGCGTGACCCTGCTGCTGGGCGCGCTCAAAGGTGGCGCCCTGAAAACCATGGAAGTGATTGCCCTGGGCATCGCGACCATCCTCTCGGGCTTTTTGGCGTTCTACGCCGCACGCCTGGTCTGGCAATCCTGGGAGATCGACGATATCTCCGTGGGCATCGATGCGACGCCGCTGTGGATTCCCCAAATTTTCATGGCACTGGGCACCCTGGTGTTTTTTATCGCCTTTTGCGACGAGCTGGTGCTGGAGCTGATGGGCAAACGCAAACCTGTGGCCAAGGAGGACGCCCACCATGAATGA
- a CDS encoding TRAP transporter large permease, whose amino-acid sequence MNEITASIALIVVLLILLGGGVWVGLTLAGVAWFGMEFFTARAAGDAMAITIWGSASSWTLTALPLFVWMGEILYRTNLSESMFRGLAPWVNLLPGRLLHTNVIGCTIFAAVSGSSAATCATVGKMNVPELMKRGYPENMVIGSLGGPATLGLLIPPSIILIVYGVAAEMSISKLFMAGVLPGIMLALMFSGWIVLWALLNPNKIPKADSTMSFKQKLHESRHLIPVVLLIASVIASIYTGIATATEAAAIGVVGSLVLSAAQGALTWKNFKDSLFGATRLYCMIALILAGAAFMTLSMGYIGLPRQLAEYVGSLNLSPAMLIIVLGIFYILIGCFLDGISTIVLTMGVVLPIIQAAGIDPLWFGIFLVITVETAQITPPVGFNLFVLQGMTGKQITYLARVCAPYFALMVLALVILWFFPQIVTVLPNNM is encoded by the coding sequence ATGAATGAAATTACCGCCAGCATTGCGCTGATCGTGGTGCTGCTGATCCTGCTGGGCGGCGGCGTCTGGGTGGGCCTGACCCTGGCCGGGGTCGCCTGGTTCGGCATGGAGTTCTTTACCGCCCGCGCCGCCGGGGATGCGATGGCGATCACCATCTGGGGCTCGGCCAGCAGTTGGACCCTAACGGCGCTGCCGCTGTTTGTCTGGATGGGTGAGATTCTCTACCGCACGAATTTATCGGAGAGCATGTTCCGGGGCCTGGCTCCCTGGGTCAACCTGCTGCCCGGCCGCCTGCTGCACACCAATGTGATCGGTTGCACGATTTTTGCGGCGGTGTCGGGCTCGTCGGCCGCGACCTGCGCCACTGTGGGCAAGATGAATGTGCCCGAGCTGATGAAGCGCGGCTACCCCGAGAACATGGTCATCGGCTCGCTGGGCGGCCCTGCCACGCTGGGTCTGCTGATTCCGCCCTCGATCATCCTGATCGTCTACGGCGTCGCTGCCGAGATGTCGATCTCCAAGCTCTTCATGGCCGGCGTGTTGCCCGGCATCATGCTGGCTTTGATGTTCAGCGGCTGGATCGTGTTATGGGCGCTGCTCAACCCGAACAAGATTCCCAAGGCCGACAGCACGATGAGCTTCAAGCAAAAGCTCCACGAGTCGCGCCACCTGATTCCTGTGGTGCTGCTGATCGCCTCGGTCATTGCCAGCATCTACACAGGTATTGCGACGGCGACCGAAGCGGCTGCCATTGGCGTGGTGGGCTCGCTCGTACTGTCTGCGGCGCAAGGGGCGCTCACCTGGAAGAACTTCAAGGACTCGCTGTTTGGTGCCACGCGCCTGTATTGCATGATCGCGCTGATCCTGGCCGGTGCCGCCTTCATGACCTTGTCGATGGGCTATATCGGCCTGCCGCGCCAGCTGGCCGAGTATGTCGGCAGCCTCAACCTGTCGCCTGCGATGCTGATCATCGTGCTGGGCATCTTCTACATCCTGATCGGCTGCTTCCTCGATGGCATCTCCACCATCGTGCTGACCATGGGTGTGGTGCTGCCGATCATCCAGGCCGCGGGCATCGATCCGCTGTGGTTCGGCATCTTCCTGGTGATCACCGTGGAGACCGCGCAGATCACGCCGCCGGTGGGCTTCAACCTCTTTGTGCTGCAAGGCATGACAGGCAAGCAGATCACCTACCTGGCACGCGTCTGCGCACCCTACTTTGCGCTGATGGTGCTGGCCCTGGTGATTCTCTGGTTCTTCCCCCAGATCGTCACCGTGCTGCCCAACAACATGTAA
- a CDS encoding LysR family transcriptional regulator, with the protein MDWDHLRFFWALVQAGTLVGAAKALGVEHTTVSRRIQALEKQLGATLFTREGSGYKLTDAGRQLQPRAEAMDQIARGIAPIAASQSAETPSGVVRIGVTEGFGTQVLAKHLALLAQRYPLLTIDLLAVPRMLQLSRREADIVISLERPVRDTVVTSRLTEYRLYLYGQREYLARHPLITSTEGLASHRFVHYVDDQLFTKELQFLDSLSAPQRFSFRSTSILAQYTAVRTGAGLGVLPGFLADKDPLLQRVLPEQAQFTRTFWMSMPPELRSVPGIQVVWRFLQATVQEQQDLLLC; encoded by the coding sequence ATGGATTGGGATCATTTGCGCTTTTTCTGGGCCTTGGTGCAGGCCGGCACCCTGGTGGGTGCGGCCAAGGCGCTGGGCGTGGAGCACACCACAGTCTCGCGCCGCATCCAGGCGTTGGAAAAGCAGCTGGGTGCGACCTTGTTCACCCGCGAGGGCAGTGGCTACAAGCTGACCGATGCCGGCCGCCAGCTGCAGCCGCGCGCCGAAGCCATGGACCAGATTGCGCGCGGCATCGCTCCCATTGCCGCGAGCCAAAGCGCCGAGACGCCCAGCGGCGTGGTGCGCATTGGCGTGACCGAAGGCTTTGGCACCCAGGTGCTGGCCAAGCACCTGGCCTTGCTGGCCCAGCGCTACCCCTTGCTGACGATCGACCTGCTGGCCGTGCCGCGCATGCTGCAGCTCTCGCGCCGCGAAGCCGATATCGTCATCTCGCTCGAGCGTCCAGTGCGCGATACCGTCGTCACCAGCCGCCTGACCGAGTACCGGCTGTACCTCTATGGCCAACGTGAATACCTGGCGCGCCACCCGCTGATCACCTCGACCGAGGGCCTGGCCAGCCACCGCTTTGTGCACTATGTCGATGACCAGCTGTTCACCAAGGAGCTGCAGTTCCTCGACAGCCTGAGCGCGCCTCAGCGCTTTAGCTTTCGCAGCACCAGCATCCTGGCGCAGTACACCGCCGTGCGCACGGGCGCGGGCTTGGGCGTGCTGCCGGGCTTTCTGGCCGACAAGGATCCCTTGCTGCAGCGCGTGCTGCCCGAGCAGGCGCAGTTCACCCGCACCTTCTGGATGTCGATGCCGCCCGAGCTGCGCTCGGTGCCGGGTATCCAGGTGGTGTGGCGCTTTTTGCAGGCCACGGTGCAGGAGCAGCAGGACCTGCTGCTGTGCTGA
- the cycA gene encoding D-serine/D-alanine/glycine transporter: MSKQAPAEQSGASPGTDDLQRNLSNRHIQLIAIGGAIGTGLFMGSGKTISLAGPSIVLVYAIIGIMLFFVMRAMGELLLSNLHYKSFIDFSDDLLGPWAGFFTGWTYWFCWIITGIADVIAISAYAQFWWPDLPQWAPAIACVAVLLSLNLLTVKLFGEVEFWFAMIKIVAIVALVGTGLYMVSTGFSSPAGRQANIANLWNDGGLFPHGAMGFFAGFQIAVFAFVGIELVGTTAAEAKDPHRTLPRAINSIPVRIIIFYVCALIAIMAVTPWRDVVPSKSPFVELFVLAGLPAAASVINFVVLTSAASSANSGVFSTSRMLYGLALKGDAPRSFGQLSVSSVPSRGLLFSCVCLLGGAFLMWVVPNLVEAFTLVTTVSAILFMFVWSLILLSYISYRKQRPALHQASHYRMPGGVFMCWVCLAFFAAVLVLLSLELDTRQALIATPAWFVLLGLAYAWQRKRAQAA; the protein is encoded by the coding sequence ATGAGCAAACAGGCCCCAGCGGAGCAATCGGGGGCTTCGCCCGGCACCGATGACCTCCAACGCAACCTCAGCAACCGCCATATCCAGTTGATCGCCATCGGTGGCGCCATCGGCACCGGGCTTTTCATGGGCTCGGGCAAGACCATCAGCCTGGCGGGGCCCTCCATCGTGCTGGTCTACGCCATCATCGGCATCATGCTGTTCTTTGTGATGCGGGCCATGGGTGAGCTGCTGCTGTCCAACCTGCACTACAAGTCCTTCATCGATTTCTCGGACGACCTGCTGGGCCCTTGGGCCGGCTTCTTCACCGGTTGGACCTACTGGTTCTGCTGGATCATCACCGGTATTGCCGATGTGATTGCCATTTCGGCCTATGCGCAGTTCTGGTGGCCTGATTTGCCGCAGTGGGCACCGGCCATTGCCTGCGTGGCCGTGCTGCTGTCGCTCAACCTGCTGACCGTCAAGCTCTTTGGCGAGGTCGAGTTCTGGTTTGCGATGATCAAGATCGTGGCCATCGTCGCGCTGGTGGGCACGGGCCTGTACATGGTCAGCACCGGCTTTAGCTCGCCGGCCGGGCGCCAGGCGAACATTGCCAACCTCTGGAACGATGGCGGGCTCTTCCCCCATGGCGCCATGGGTTTTTTTGCCGGCTTTCAGATTGCGGTGTTTGCCTTTGTCGGTATCGAGCTGGTCGGCACCACGGCCGCCGAGGCCAAGGATCCGCACCGCACCCTGCCGCGCGCGATCAACTCGATCCCTGTGCGCATCATCATCTTCTACGTCTGCGCGCTGATCGCCATCATGGCAGTCACCCCCTGGCGCGATGTGGTGCCCAGCAAGAGCCCGTTTGTCGAGCTGTTTGTGCTCGCCGGCCTGCCGGCTGCGGCCAGCGTGATCAATTTTGTCGTGCTGACATCGGCCGCCTCGTCGGCCAACAGCGGCGTGTTCTCCACCAGCCGGATGCTTTACGGCCTGGCGCTCAAGGGCGATGCCCCGCGCTCCTTTGGCCAGCTCTCGGTCAGCAGCGTGCCCTCGCGCGGCCTGCTGTTCTCCTGCGTCTGCCTGCTGGGCGGTGCCTTTTTGATGTGGGTGGTACCCAACCTGGTGGAAGCCTTCACGCTGGTGACCACCGTCTCGGCCATCCTCTTCATGTTTGTCTGGTCGCTGATTCTGCTGTCCTACATCAGCTACCGCAAGCAGCGCCCCGCGCTGCACCAAGCCTCCCACTACCGCATGCCCGGTGGCGTGTTCATGTGCTGGGTCTGCCTTGCGTTTTTTGCCGCCGTGCTGGTGCTGCTCAGCCTGGAGCTGGACACGCGCCAGGCGCTGATCGCGACGCCGGCCTGGTTTGTGCTGCTGGGCCTGGCCTACGCCTGGCAGCGCAAGCGCGCCCAAGCCGCCTGA
- a CDS encoding DUF6630 family protein, with amino-acid sequence MGWLNKIGQLLGAKAPVQGERAASALAPDPAPEPTMDDWQALCMALGQALALDDRDELWGEVRQAIEQPAQYLDRFADELVNRGMDEPAHVTPWLALVEGLQRRSQNVELDWKLNMDDTIWALQQLRTVQQRGLDLQALAGSRALNHEALQEAGDYLRRQGLALVSIDIDSDSYPLSVLEASAVAPLQALAAQVGGKLLPLHN; translated from the coding sequence ATGGGTTGGTTGAACAAAATCGGTCAGCTGTTGGGCGCCAAGGCGCCTGTGCAGGGCGAACGCGCCGCGTCTGCTCTTGCGCCGGACCCCGCACCCGAGCCCACGATGGACGATTGGCAGGCCTTGTGCATGGCCCTCGGCCAAGCGCTGGCCTTGGACGATAGGGATGAACTGTGGGGCGAGGTGCGGCAGGCGATCGAGCAGCCCGCGCAGTACCTCGATCGCTTTGCCGATGAATTGGTCAACCGAGGCATGGACGAGCCCGCGCATGTGACGCCCTGGCTGGCGCTGGTCGAGGGCCTGCAACGCCGCAGCCAGAACGTCGAACTGGACTGGAAGCTGAACATGGATGACACCATCTGGGCGCTGCAGCAGCTCCGGACCGTGCAGCAGCGGGGGCTGGACCTGCAGGCGCTGGCGGGCAGCCGAGCGCTGAACCACGAGGCCTTGCAGGAGGCGGGCGACTACCTGCGTCGCCAGGGTTTGGCGCTGGTCAGTATCGACATCGATAGCGACAGCTATCCGCTGTCGGTGCTGGAGGCCAGCGCGGTTGCGCCTTTGCAGGCCTTGGCCGCGCAGGTGGGCGGTAAATTGCTGCCTTTGCACAATTAG
- a CDS encoding CoA-acylating methylmalonate-semialdehyde dehydrogenase yields the protein MNAPQSTSTLAPTVKLLINGQLVESKTTQWRDVVNPATQQVLARVPFATPEEINAAVANAKEAFKTWKKTPIGVRARIFLKLQQLIRENMKELAAILTAEQGKTLPDAEGDVFRGLEVVEHAANIGSLQLGELANNVANGVDTYTLNQPLGVCAGITPFNFPAMIPLWMFPMAIATGNTFVLKPSEQDPMVTMRLCELALEAGVPPGVLNVIHGGEDAVNAICDHPDIKAISFVGSTKVGTHVYNRASLNGKRVQCMMGAKNHAIVLPDCNKEQSLNALAGAAFGAAGQRCMALSVVVLVGEAQKWIPELVEKAKTLKVSAGTEAGTDVGPVVSCQALSRVESLIERGIADGAKLELDGRKPAVAGFEKGNFVGPTVFSGVKPGMAIYDQEIFGPVLCIAEAADIDEAIAFINANPNGNGTAIFTQSGAAARKFQEEIDVGQIGINVPIPVPVPLFSFTGSRASKLGDLGPYGKQVVMFYTQTKTVTARWFDDSTIAHGVNTTISLK from the coding sequence ATGAACGCACCGCAATCCACCAGCACCTTGGCGCCGACCGTCAAGCTGCTGATCAACGGCCAGCTGGTCGAATCCAAGACCACGCAATGGCGTGATGTGGTCAACCCCGCCACCCAGCAGGTGCTGGCCCGCGTGCCTTTTGCCACGCCCGAAGAAATCAACGCCGCGGTGGCCAATGCCAAGGAAGCGTTCAAGACCTGGAAGAAGACGCCCATTGGCGTGCGCGCCCGCATCTTCCTAAAGCTCCAGCAGCTGATCCGCGAGAACATGAAGGAGCTCGCCGCCATCCTGACGGCCGAGCAAGGCAAGACCTTGCCCGATGCCGAAGGCGATGTCTTCCGGGGCCTGGAGGTGGTCGAGCATGCCGCCAACATCGGCTCGCTGCAGCTGGGGGAATTGGCCAACAATGTGGCCAATGGCGTCGACACCTATACCCTGAACCAACCGCTGGGCGTGTGCGCGGGCATCACCCCCTTCAACTTCCCGGCGATGATCCCACTGTGGATGTTCCCGATGGCGATTGCCACGGGCAACACCTTTGTGCTCAAGCCCTCCGAGCAAGACCCGATGGTGACCATGCGCCTGTGCGAGCTGGCCCTGGAAGCCGGCGTGCCCCCGGGCGTGCTCAACGTCATCCACGGCGGCGAAGACGCGGTCAACGCCATCTGCGACCACCCCGATATCAAGGCGATCAGCTTTGTTGGCTCGACCAAGGTCGGCACCCATGTCTACAACCGCGCATCGCTCAACGGCAAGCGCGTGCAATGCATGATGGGCGCGAAGAACCACGCCATCGTGCTGCCTGACTGCAACAAGGAGCAGTCGCTCAACGCCCTGGCGGGTGCCGCATTTGGCGCCGCTGGCCAGCGCTGCATGGCCTTGTCGGTGGTGGTGCTGGTGGGCGAGGCGCAGAAGTGGATCCCCGAGCTGGTCGAAAAGGCCAAGACCCTGAAGGTGTCTGCAGGTACCGAAGCGGGCACCGATGTGGGCCCGGTCGTCTCCTGCCAGGCGCTGTCGCGGGTGGAGAGCCTGATCGAGCGCGGCATTGCCGATGGCGCCAAGCTGGAGCTCGATGGCCGCAAGCCTGCCGTCGCCGGCTTTGAAAAGGGCAACTTTGTCGGCCCAACGGTCTTCTCTGGCGTCAAGCCCGGCATGGCCATCTATGACCAGGAAATCTTTGGCCCCGTGCTCTGCATTGCCGAGGCCGCCGATATCGACGAAGCCATTGCCTTCATCAATGCCAACCCCAATGGCAACGGCACCGCCATCTTCACGCAAAGTGGCGCCGCTGCGCGCAAGTTCCAGGAAGAGATCGATGTCGGCCAGATCGGCATCAATGTGCCGATCCCTGTGCCCGTGCCGCTGTTCTCGTTCACCGGCAGCCGCGCCTCCAAGCTCGGCGACCTGGGCCCCTACGGCAAGCAGGTCGTCATGTTCTACACGCAGACCAAGACCGTGACCGCCCGCTGGTTTGACGACAGCACCATTGCCCATGGGGTGAACACCACCATCAGCCTGAAGTAA
- a CDS encoding lysozyme inhibitor LprI family protein has translation MPIPPASRPALLALFFAASAALAPQTVLAQAGAACVSGGSTEQTNACAVQAFQQADTDNNILYADVMRILSAHERPALRRDQNEWIRQRAATCKKQQAAHEAQPDWPRRYHECLVAEIGKRKKELMVWLHEGPPPEPLQKP, from the coding sequence ATGCCTATTCCCCCCGCATCCCGCCCAGCGCTGCTGGCTCTGTTTTTTGCAGCCTCGGCGGCACTCGCCCCGCAGACCGTGCTGGCCCAGGCCGGTGCGGCCTGCGTGAGCGGCGGCAGCACCGAGCAAACCAATGCCTGCGCGGTGCAGGCCTTTCAGCAAGCCGATACCGACAACAACATCCTGTATGCCGATGTGATGCGCATACTCTCGGCGCACGAGCGCCCTGCCTTGCGCCGCGACCAGAACGAGTGGATACGCCAGCGCGCAGCCACCTGCAAAAAGCAGCAGGCCGCGCACGAGGCCCAGCCCGACTGGCCACGCCGCTACCACGAATGCCTGGTGGCCGAAATCGGCAAGCGCAAGAAGGAGTTAATGGTCTGGCTGCACGAAGGCCCGCCGCCCGAGCCGCTGCAAAAACCATAG
- a CDS encoding acyl-CoA dehydrogenase family protein yields the protein MDFELSEDQRAFADTARAFAQAELAPHAAHWDAEAVFPREAIAKAGELGFCGLYAPENAGGLALPRLDATLVFEELAAVDPSTTAFITIHNMATWMLGTWASDAVRDEWGPLLASGQKLASYCLTEPGAGSDAASLKTRADLVGHDYVINGSKAFISGAGATDMLVLMARTGDAQSGASGISSFAVPAHLEGISYGKKEEKMGWNSQPTRTISFDNVRIPAHHLLGREGEGFKIAMKGLDGGRINIATCSVGAAQGALTQAQRYMQERKQFGKAIASFQALQFKLADMATELVAARQMVRLAASKLDAGARDASTYCAMAKRFATDAGFNVCNDALQLHGGYGYIREYPLERLVRDTRVHQILEGTNEIMRVIIARRMLDGDAPEAIR from the coding sequence ATGGATTTCGAGCTATCAGAAGACCAACGCGCCTTTGCCGACACCGCGCGCGCCTTTGCCCAGGCGGAGCTCGCCCCGCATGCCGCGCACTGGGATGCCGAAGCCGTCTTTCCCCGTGAGGCGATTGCCAAGGCAGGTGAGCTGGGCTTTTGCGGCCTGTATGCGCCCGAAAACGCCGGCGGCCTGGCGCTGCCCCGGCTCGATGCCACCTTGGTGTTCGAAGAGCTTGCCGCGGTGGATCCGTCCACCACCGCCTTCATCACGATCCACAACATGGCCACCTGGATGCTGGGCACCTGGGCGAGCGACGCGGTTCGCGACGAGTGGGGGCCCCTGCTCGCCAGCGGCCAAAAGCTCGCCAGCTACTGCCTGACCGAGCCCGGCGCCGGGTCGGATGCCGCCTCGCTCAAGACCCGGGCCGATCTGGTCGGCCATGACTACGTCATCAATGGCAGCAAGGCCTTTATCAGCGGGGCCGGCGCCACCGACATGCTGGTGCTGATGGCCCGCACGGGCGATGCGCAATCGGGTGCCTCGGGTATCAGCTCCTTTGCGGTGCCCGCGCACCTGGAAGGCATCAGCTACGGCAAGAAGGAAGAAAAAATGGGCTGGAACAGCCAGCCCACGCGCACGATCAGCTTTGACAATGTGCGCATTCCCGCCCACCACCTGCTGGGCCGCGAGGGCGAAGGCTTCAAGATTGCGATGAAGGGGCTCGACGGCGGTCGCATCAATATCGCCACCTGCTCCGTGGGCGCGGCCCAGGGCGCCCTGACCCAGGCGCAACGCTATATGCAGGAGCGCAAGCAGTTCGGCAAGGCAATTGCGAGCTTTCAGGCGCTGCAGTTCAAGCTGGCCGACATGGCCACCGAGCTGGTCGCCGCGCGCCAGATGGTGCGCCTGGCCGCCAGCAAGCTCGATGCCGGCGCGCGCGACGCCTCCACCTACTGCGCGATGGCCAAGCGCTTTGCAACGGACGCGGGCTTCAATGTCTGCAACGATGCGCTGCAACTGCACGGCGGCTACGGCTATATTCGTGAGTACCCGCTCGAGCGCCTGGTGCGCGACACCCGGGTGCACCAGATTCTGGAAGGCACCAACGAGATCATGCGGGTCATCATCGCCCGGCGCATGCTCGATGGGGATGCGCCTGAGGCCATCCGCTAA
- a CDS encoding TfoX/Sxy family protein → MPRRPLDPETLRLIDAVRLALAEQAVGVSVEEKTMFGCHVFMVDGKMCLGVENDELLVRLAPETHTQVAELPGVRPLSSKGLMDGYFLVGPAAYATRQAWQHWIDAALAFNPRAKATPKKKPKAAPTAPSAKQAHSVKKAKTAKAAGDANPAPAARKRHSVFDSDL, encoded by the coding sequence ATGCCACGCCGCCCTTTGGACCCAGAAACCCTGCGCCTCATCGACGCCGTGCGCCTGGCGCTGGCCGAGCAAGCCGTGGGCGTATCGGTCGAAGAGAAAACCATGTTCGGCTGCCATGTGTTCATGGTCGACGGCAAGATGTGCCTGGGCGTGGAGAACGACGAGCTGCTGGTGCGCCTGGCGCCAGAAACCCATACCCAGGTGGCAGAACTGCCGGGAGTGCGGCCGCTGTCATCCAAGGGCTTGATGGACGGTTATTTTCTGGTGGGGCCCGCGGCCTATGCGACGCGGCAAGCCTGGCAGCACTGGATCGATGCCGCGCTGGCATTTAACCCACGGGCCAAGGCGACGCCGAAGAAAAAACCCAAGGCAGCCCCCACCGCCCCATCGGCCAAGCAGGCCCATTCGGTCAAAAAAGCTAAAACCGCCAAGGCGGCTGGCGATGCGAACCCAGCGCCTGCCGCCCGCAAACGCCACAGCGTGTTTGACAGCGATCTTTAA
- the mmsB gene encoding 3-hydroxyisobutyrate dehydrogenase has translation MCNNTFKETNMATIAFIGLGNMGAPMAINLAKAGHQVRAFDLSREAVAKVVAEGGSAATSAQEAVEGAEVIVSMLPASQHVEGLFLGNGSQAGLLQGIAKGALIIDSSTIAAATSQKVAKAAQALGIGFIDAPVSGGTGGAIAGTLTFMVGGSAADLERARPLLEKMGKNIFHAGDVGAGQTAKICNNMLLGILMVGTSEAIALGVANGLDPKVLSEIMRRSSGGNWALEVYNPFPGVQEASAATRGYTGGFGTDLMLKDLGLAQESAMTVKASTPLGGMARQLYAAHSIAGHGAEDFSSVIKMLQKKG, from the coding sequence CTGTGCAATAACACCTTCAAGGAGACAAATATGGCAACTATCGCATTTATCGGCCTGGGCAATATGGGCGCGCCCATGGCCATCAACCTGGCCAAGGCCGGCCACCAGGTCCGCGCTTTTGACCTGAGCCGCGAGGCGGTGGCCAAGGTCGTGGCAGAAGGCGGCAGCGCGGCAACCAGCGCCCAGGAGGCGGTCGAAGGCGCCGAGGTCATCGTCAGCATGCTGCCCGCCAGCCAGCATGTCGAAGGCCTGTTTCTGGGCAACGGCAGCCAGGCAGGCCTGCTGCAAGGCATTGCCAAGGGCGCGCTGATCATTGACAGCTCCACCATTGCAGCAGCGACCAGCCAGAAAGTGGCCAAGGCCGCACAGGCGCTGGGCATTGGCTTTATCGATGCGCCGGTCTCCGGCGGCACCGGCGGCGCCATTGCCGGCACGCTGACCTTTATGGTCGGCGGCAGCGCAGCCGACCTGGAGCGCGCCCGTCCGCTGCTCGAGAAAATGGGCAAGAACATCTTCCACGCCGGCGATGTGGGTGCGGGCCAGACCGCCAAGATCTGCAACAACATGCTGCTGGGCATTTTGATGGTGGGCACCAGCGAGGCGATTGCGCTGGGTGTGGCCAATGGCCTGGACCCCAAGGTGCTCAGCGAGATCATGCGCCGCAGCTCGGGCGGCAACTGGGCACTGGAGGTCTACAACCCCTTCCCCGGCGTGCAGGAAGCCAGCGCCGCCACGCGCGGCTACACCGGCGGCTTTGGCACCGACCTGATGCTCAAGGACCTGGGCCTGGCCCAGGAAAGCGCGATGACCGTGAAGGCCAGCACCCCGCTGGGCGGCATGGCGCGCCAGCTGTATGCGGCGCACAGCATTGCCGGCCATGGCGCGGAGGACTTCTCCAGCGTCATCAAGATGCTGCAGAAAAAGGGCTGA